A region from the Alnus glutinosa chromosome 5, dhAlnGlut1.1, whole genome shotgun sequence genome encodes:
- the LOC133868508 gene encoding berberine bridge enzyme-like 8 — protein MMQKKLPSLFNLPLIRSLPLFINEPTRKKTPMSAIQTISIIFLLHVSMAASDPSQKSFLQCLSAHSQPSPPISSVTYFPSNSSFTTVLQSYIRNLRFTSPTTPKPLFIVTPTHVSHIQASIICSKIHGLEIRIRSGGHDYDGLSYVSAAPFIILDMFNLRSISVNVEDESAWVESGATLGELFYRIAEKSKIHGFPAGVCPTVGVGGHFSGGGYGNMMRKYGLSVDNIIDARVVDVNGRVLDRDSMGEDLFWAIRGGGGASFGVVLSWKIKLIAVPEIVTVFRLEKTLEQGATDIVHQWQYVADKIHEDLFIRVVVLPVNKKPHQTIKAKFVALFLGTAKDLIALMDRTFPELGLQRQDCIEMMWIESVLYWSNYPNGTSLDVLLDRQPQSEKLLKKKSDYVQKPIPKKGLEGIWKKMMELKKPALTFNPYGGKMSEISESETPFPHRAGNIYKIQYSVTWKEEGVEASNQNLDRIRRIYDYLTPYVSQSPRGSYLNYRDVDLGSNGVGNASYEEASAWGTKYFKGNFDRLVQVKTAVDPDNLFRYEQSIPSLACWKYVKSQ, from the coding sequence ATGATGCAGAAGAAACTTCCTAGTCTTTTTAATTTGCCTTTAATAAGGTCCCTTCCTCTATTCATTAACGAACCGACGAGAAAAAAGACTCCGATGTCAGCAATTCAAACGATTTCCATAATCTTTCTGCTCCACGTTTCAATGGCAGCTTCAGATCCATCCCAAAAGAGCTTCCTTCAATGTCTTTCTGCCCATTCTCAACCCTCCCCGCCTATCTCTTCAGTCACCTACTTTCCCAGCAACTCTTCCTTCACAACTGTCTTGCAGTCGTACATAAGAAACCTCAGATTCACGTCACCGACAACCCCAAAACCCTTGTTCATAGTAACCCCCACCCACGTGTCTCACATCCAAGCATCGATAATCTGTTCCAAAATCCACGGCCTTGAAATCAGGATCCGTAGCGGCGGCCACGACTACGACGGCCTGTCATATGTGTCGGCCGCCCCATTCATCATCCTCGACATGTTCAATTTAAGATCAATTAGTGTGAACGTAGAAGATGAAAGCGCTTGGGTCGAGTCTGGAGCAACTCTCGGCGAGCTTTTCTACAGAATAGCAGAGAAGAGCAAAATCCATGGCTTCCCGGCCGGCGTTTGTCCGACAGTTGGTGTCGGAGGCCATTTTAGCGGAGGTGGGTACGGTAACATGATGAGAAAGTATGGTCTGTCTGTGGATAATATCATTGATGCGAGAGTCGTTGATGTAAACGGCAGGGTTTTGGATAGAGATTCCATGGGGGAAGATCTTTTCTGGGCCATTAGAGGAGGCGGTGGAGCTAGCTTTGGCGTCGTACTTTCTTGGAAAATCAAGTTAATTGCTGTCCCAGAAATTGTCACGGTTTTTAGACTTGAAAAAACCTTGGAACAAGGTGCTACCGACATTGTTCATCAATGGCAATACGTTGCGGACAAGATACATGAAGATCTCTTTATCAGAGTGGTTGTGCTACCGGTGAATAAAAAGCCCCATCAGACAATTAAGGCAAAATTTGTTGCTCTGTTTCTTGGAACTGCAAAAGATCTCATTGCTTTAATGGATCGAACTTTCCCTGAATTGGGTTTACAGCGCCAGGACTGCATCGAAATGATGTGGATCGAATCGGTGCTCTATTGGTCGAATTACCCAAACGGAACTTCGCTGGATGTTTTGCTCGACCGACAACCTCAATCGGAAAAGTTGTTGAAGAAGAAATCAGACTATGTCCAAAAGCCGATTCCAAAGAAGGGTCTTGAAGGCATATGGAAGAAAATGATGGAACTAAAAAAGCCGGCACTAACATTCAATCCTTACGGTGGAAAAATGAGTGAGATATCGGAGTCTGAAACGCCATTCCCGCACAGAGCAGGGAACATATACAAAATCCAATACTCGGTGACATGGAAAGAGGAAGGCGTGGAGGCTTCAAACCAAAACTTGGATCGCATACGGCGGATTTATGATTATCTGACACCATATGTGTCGCAGTCGCCGCGGGGTTCATATCTGAACTACAGAGACGTTGATTTGGGCAGCAATGGCGTCGGTAATGCAAGCTACGAAGAAGCTAGTGCTTGGGGGACTAAGTATTTTAAGGGAAATTTTGATAGATTGGTGCAAGTGAAGACGGCTGTGGATCCGGATAACTTGTTTAGATATGAACAAAGCATCCCGTCTCTTGCGTGCTGGAAATATGTAAAGTCGCAGTAG
- the LOC133868061 gene encoding berberine bridge enzyme-like 21 — MVPLILLLLLPLLHTSGSSAASDSVYDTFVQCLSKQTGQPDQVSKIVYAQGNASFTSVLRAYIRNSRFNTSSTQKPLIIVTPTQESHVQAAVICSKAIGTQLKIRSGGHDYEGISYISDEPFIILDMFNLRSITVDIEEQSAWVESGATLGELYYRIWEKSSELGFPAGICPTVGVGGHLSGGGYGNILRKHGLSVDHVTDAKIVTADGKIHDKASMGEDLFWAIRGGGGGSFGVILSYKIRLVPVPETVTIFRVERTLEQNATDIVYKWQQVAPNTDENLFMRMLIQPVSSKVKKGEKTIRASIVAMFLGNAEQLISLLDKEFPELGLKKENVTEMRWIDSVVWWANYDIGTSPDVLLDRNLDSANFLKRKSDYVQTPISKDGLEWLWKKMIEIGKTGLVFNPYGGKMSEIPASATPFPHRAGNLFKIQYSVNWEVEGMEADKNYTTQIRRLYSYMTPFVSKNPRSAFLNYRDLDIGVNHFGKNSLEEGEVYGVKYFNDNYDRLVKVKTAVDPQNFFRNEQSIPTLPSKA, encoded by the coding sequence ATGGTTCCattgattcttcttcttcttcttcctcttcttcatacATCTGGGTCATCGGCAGCCTCAGATTCAGTCTATGATACCTTTGTCCAATGCCTATCTAAGCAAACAGGGCAACCGGATCAAGTGTCCAAAATCGTCTATGCCCAAGGCAACGCTTCCTTCACATCTGTGCTGCGAGCCTACATCAGAAACTCCCGCTTCAACACCTCCTCCACACAAAAACCACTCATCATTGTAACCCCAACGCAAGAATCCCATGTGCAGGCCGCCGTGATCTGCTCCAAGGCCATCGGCACGCAACTCAAAATCAGAAGCGGCGGCCACGACTACGAAGGGATCTCCTACATCTCCGATGAGCCGTTTATCATTCTAGATATGTTCAATCTCCGGTCCATCACTGTCGACATTGAGGAACAGAGTGCTTGGGTTGAATCCGGCGCCACACTCGGAGAACTTTATTATAGAATTTGGGAGAAGAGCTCAGAACTCGGCTTCCCGGCGGGGATTTGCCCCACCGTCGGCGTCGGAGGGCACTTGAGCGGTGGAGGGTACGGTAACATTCTGCGTAAACATGGGCTTTCAGTGGATCATGTTACCGACGCGAAGATAGTAACCGCTGACGGTAAAATTCATGACAAGGCTTCAATGGGAGAAGATCTGTTTTGGGCGATtaggggaggaggaggaggaagctTTGGAGTAATACTTTCGTACAAAATTCGGTTGGTTCCGGTTCCGGAAACGGTAACAATTTTCCGGGTTGAAAGGACCTTGGAACAGAATGCGACCGACATTGTTTACAAGTGGCAGCAGGTTGCTCCCAACACAGACGAGAACCTTTTCATGAGGATGCTGATACAACCAGTGAGCTCCAAAGTGAAGAAGGGGGAGAAGACTATCAGAGCCTCAATTGTTGCAATGTTTCTCGGAAACGCCGAGCAACTGATCTCATTGTTGGATAAGGAGTTTCCTGAATTGGGTTTGAAGAAGGAAAACGTGACGGAAATGAGATGGATTGATTCTGTTGTCTGGTGGGCAAACTACGACATAGGCACGTCCCCCGATGTCCTGCTCGACAGAAATCTTGACTCGGCGAATTTCCTGAAGAGGAAATCGGATTACGTGCAGACCCCGATTTCCAAAGATGGGTTGGAATGGCTGTGGAAGAAGATGATCGAGATCGGGAAAACAGGACTGGTTTTCAATCCCTACGGCGGAAAAATGAGTGAAATCCCGGCTTCTGCAACGCCATTTCCACACCGCGCAGGAAATTTGTTCAAGATCCAGTACTCGGTGAATTGGGAAGTGGAAGGAATGGAGGCAGACAAGAACTACACAACTCAGATAAGGAGGCTTTACAGTTACATGACTCCATTTGTGTCGAAGAACCCAAGAAGTGCATTTCTGAACTACAGGGATCTTGACATTGGTGTCAATCACTTTGGCAAGAATAGCTTGGAAGAAGGAGAGGTTTATGGGGTCAAGTACTTCAACGACAACTATGATAGGTTGGTGAAGGTTAAGACTGCGGTTGATCCACAGAATTTCTTCAGGAATGAGCAGAGCATCCCAACTCTTCCAAGTAAGGCGTAG